One window of Candidatus Nitrospira kreftii genomic DNA carries:
- a CDS encoding hypothetical protein (conserved protein of unknown function), which produces MGLNALLDVAKSALFTAQQALTVTGHNIGNVNTPGFSRQQVILTEERPVDGSPGQAGTGVKIAEIRRAVDVFLNRELAQSHEDLGQFTVARDELSRLESLLGDARGQGLSGKLNEFFKALQDATTTPSQIAPRSVVLSRATTLSSAFHQLDTDLGETRRGVDVQIGVTINEINALTGKIAEFNSQIRSAEVSGQNANDLRDQRDLTVNELATRVEVFTLDRPDGTVSVFTARGLVLVDQETTRQLVGVESPDNQALLDIGYDMGGSQPYVINDLVSTGKLRGLLDVRDRTIPSIQRGINALAGSLLTEVNQIHRVGYGLDGSTGEDLFLGLSVTTQAPTTNSGTASIANGAVTAPSLLTFHDYEIRFTGPSGYAIVDATTGAGIRGNYTGTVLTPPTVDAPVSIVTGVNDTLVVSVDGTASGTITLNGTGSPGLAYISGDALAEELQSKINADSTLAAAGRQITVLFDHTTHRLVLRSNSVGGASAVDVTGGTARATLGLSGGVSTAASGTYSGPQTFHLDGIAVTVSGAPAANDVLSVNSRDNAARDLAVAFSDSSKLALSSTRAGVPGNSENGLDLVALQSKNVTGLDNTTLFDAYRKTGTDLGVVSQVAGQRLEAEEIRHEQLQNFRAQVSGVSLDEELINLLKFQRAFEAASRMIVAADEMMSTLISLKR; this is translated from the coding sequence ATGGGGCTGAACGCACTGCTTGACGTTGCAAAGTCCGCCCTCTTTACGGCGCAACAGGCCTTGACGGTCACCGGCCATAACATCGGCAATGTGAACACTCCCGGATTCTCCAGGCAACAAGTCATACTCACGGAAGAGCGACCTGTTGATGGGAGTCCAGGGCAAGCCGGCACGGGAGTGAAAATCGCCGAGATCCGACGCGCAGTGGACGTATTCCTCAATCGGGAGTTGGCGCAGTCTCATGAAGATCTGGGGCAGTTTACAGTGGCGCGCGACGAATTGAGCAGGCTCGAGAGTCTTTTGGGGGATGCGCGTGGGCAGGGTCTATCGGGGAAGTTGAATGAGTTTTTCAAGGCACTGCAGGATGCAACCACGACACCGTCTCAGATCGCTCCGCGTTCCGTCGTCCTCTCACGAGCCACGACTTTGTCGAGCGCATTCCATCAGCTCGATACAGATTTGGGCGAGACCCGTCGCGGCGTTGATGTGCAGATCGGTGTGACGATCAACGAGATCAATGCCTTGACTGGAAAGATTGCCGAGTTCAATAGCCAAATTAGATCCGCCGAGGTCAGCGGCCAGAATGCCAATGACCTCCGCGATCAGCGGGACTTGACCGTTAATGAGCTGGCCACGCGAGTTGAGGTGTTCACTCTTGATCGTCCGGACGGCACGGTCTCAGTCTTTACCGCCCGCGGGCTCGTCTTAGTGGACCAGGAAACGACCCGTCAGCTCGTCGGGGTCGAATCTCCAGACAATCAAGCGTTGCTGGATATCGGGTACGATATGGGAGGATCTCAACCGTACGTCATTAACGATTTGGTAAGTACCGGCAAGTTGCGCGGACTCCTGGATGTCCGGGATCGCACGATTCCTTCGATCCAACGAGGAATCAATGCTCTGGCTGGCTCGCTCCTCACTGAGGTGAACCAAATTCACCGAGTGGGGTATGGTCTCGATGGTTCCACCGGAGAAGATCTCTTTTTGGGATTATCGGTTACAACTCAAGCACCTACCACAAACAGTGGCACTGCCTCGATCGCGAACGGGGCGGTCACTGCGCCGAGTCTCCTGACGTTCCATGATTATGAGATTCGATTCACGGGACCTAGCGGGTACGCAATAGTCGATGCAACAACGGGAGCCGGCATCAGAGGGAACTATACCGGAACGGTGCTGACACCTCCGACAGTGGATGCACCTGTCAGCATTGTGACGGGGGTGAACGATACACTGGTCGTATCGGTAGACGGAACGGCCTCGGGAACCATTACGCTCAACGGTACCGGATCACCGGGTCTGGCGTATATCTCTGGCGACGCGCTTGCCGAGGAGCTTCAAAGCAAAATCAACGCGGACAGCACACTGGCCGCAGCCGGCCGGCAGATCACGGTGTTGTTTGATCACACAACACACCGACTTGTTTTGCGGTCAAATTCTGTTGGCGGGGCCAGTGCTGTGGATGTGACAGGTGGAACGGCACGGGCGACGCTCGGATTATCGGGCGGGGTCAGCACGGCGGCGTCCGGCACGTATAGCGGGCCTCAAACATTTCATCTGGACGGGATTGCAGTGACCGTCTCCGGAGCTCCGGCGGCCAACGATGTATTGAGCGTAAACTCTCGCGACAACGCGGCGAGGGATTTGGCTGTCGCGTTCTCAGATTCATCAAAACTTGCGCTCTCGTCCACACGAGCGGGTGTCCCGGGTAATAGTGAGAACGGCTTGGATCTCGTCGCGCTCCAGTCGAAAAACGTCACCGGCCTCGATAATACGACGCTGTTCGACGCCTATCGTAAGACCGGGACCGATCTTGGTGTGGTCTCTCAAGTTGCAGGGCAACGTCTCGAGGCGGAAGAGATACGCCACGAACAACTCCAGAACTTCCGCGCACAGGTATCCGGTGTCTCGCTTGATGAGGAATTGATCAATCTTCTCAAGTTTCAGCGGGCGTTTGAAGCAGCGTCACGCATGATCGTCGCTGCTGATGAAATGATGTCGACGTTGATTTCGCTCAAACGATAG
- a CDS encoding Flagellin, which produces MRVTEQQVFGFLVNNYQRARSKALRLQEHLATGKQVLQPSDDPGRFHRIVGERTTLAKLEQRLRNISTATTRVDLADTSLQGTTTALSRIRQLAVQFASDTNGAAERVAGAHEVQGLLQHLLQLGNAEFDENQPVFGGTSRHGFAAGLAVSTPVTLTNAVADTLTVRIDGVTSGLVDLTSGTETLSGSEVAARIQSRINTDTALLAAGKSVSVTYENARLVVASNSTGSSAKVEVIGGSARTLLGFNGGSAADGTVTFAPTVVTQAASANSGGAIISQGQVHDANVASFDNYVVRFTGPTSYDVVNTSAPVRVTASVANVGRVGAIDTGVIDPQQVTLDTYEIQFTSPTQYSVVNTTTGSTLSTGNSYVFGGAIEFDGLRVVLSNGQPGSPVAGDRFTVALTPKTVLGGQAYTSGAPITFDGIQLTITNDTGSPTSGDLFHLVSQSRYAGDSTTHKIEVADGEVIPTNVLGHQAFSGPNVNLFETVQHLLAALRGNFKAGIVESLGDLDRALGQVSAAQAEVGALANRMEATSSALEDTKVLATNTLSSFEGIDLARTISDLTLQEYAIQAAGETLGRIFENSLLKHLR; this is translated from the coding sequence ATGCGTGTCACAGAACAGCAGGTGTTTGGATTCCTGGTAAACAACTACCAACGGGCTCGATCCAAAGCACTACGTTTGCAGGAACATCTCGCAACTGGAAAACAGGTTTTGCAACCTTCCGACGACCCTGGTCGTTTCCATCGGATCGTCGGAGAACGGACGACATTAGCAAAGCTGGAGCAACGGCTTCGCAATATTTCAACCGCCACGACACGAGTTGATTTGGCCGATACCTCGCTCCAAGGCACCACGACGGCCCTGTCTCGTATCAGGCAGCTGGCGGTTCAGTTTGCCTCCGACACAAACGGCGCGGCAGAACGAGTGGCTGGTGCACACGAAGTGCAAGGACTCTTGCAACATTTACTTCAACTCGGCAACGCCGAGTTCGATGAGAACCAACCGGTATTTGGAGGCACGAGCCGACACGGATTTGCTGCCGGGCTGGCGGTGTCTACTCCCGTTACATTGACGAACGCTGTTGCGGACACACTGACCGTGAGAATTGATGGTGTGACATCCGGTTTGGTCGATTTAACCAGCGGCACCGAGACACTCAGCGGCTCCGAAGTAGCCGCACGGATCCAGAGCCGGATCAACACTGATACAGCTTTGCTTGCGGCAGGGAAAAGCGTTTCGGTGACGTATGAAAATGCTCGTCTTGTGGTTGCCTCCAATTCCACGGGATCCAGCGCGAAAGTAGAAGTGATTGGTGGATCTGCGCGTACGCTGCTCGGGTTCAACGGAGGTAGTGCCGCCGATGGTACTGTAACCTTTGCTCCCACCGTGGTCACACAGGCAGCCTCGGCCAACAGCGGGGGAGCCATCATCTCTCAGGGGCAGGTGCATGACGCGAACGTTGCCTCGTTCGACAACTATGTCGTCCGATTCACGGGTCCCACCAGCTATGACGTTGTCAATACATCGGCACCGGTAAGGGTGACTGCGAGCGTAGCCAATGTAGGACGAGTCGGGGCCATTGATACCGGAGTAATTGACCCACAGCAGGTTACCCTTGATACGTACGAGATTCAATTCACGTCTCCCACACAGTATTCGGTCGTCAATACGACGACCGGCTCAACCCTTTCAACTGGGAACAGCTATGTGTTCGGAGGAGCGATCGAATTTGATGGCTTGCGTGTGGTGCTTTCAAACGGACAGCCAGGATCACCCGTGGCTGGAGATCGATTTACCGTCGCGCTCACTCCGAAGACGGTGCTTGGGGGACAGGCGTACACCTCAGGTGCTCCGATCACGTTTGACGGCATTCAGCTCACGATCACGAACGACACGGGGTCTCCAACTTCGGGAGATCTATTCCATCTCGTCAGCCAAAGCAGATATGCCGGAGATTCTACAACTCACAAAATTGAAGTGGCAGACGGGGAGGTGATCCCCACGAACGTGCTTGGCCATCAAGCCTTCAGCGGCCCGAATGTGAATCTCTTTGAAACAGTGCAGCATTTGCTTGCAGCGCTGAGGGGAAACTTCAAGGCCGGAATCGTGGAGAGCCTCGGTGACTTGGATCGCGCACTTGGGCAGGTATCGGCGGCTCAGGCTGAAGTCGGTGCGCTCGCGAATCGCATGGAAGCCACTTCATCGGCATTGGAAGACACGAAAGTGCTGGCAACCAACACGCTGTCCTCATTCGAAGGCATCGATTTGGCACGAACCATCTCCGATCTCACCCTGCAAGAGTATGCCATTCAAGCTGCAGGCGAAACGCTCGGGCGGATATTCGAGAATTCTCTCCTGAAGCACCTGCGGTAA
- a CDS encoding flagellar basal body P-ring protein: MILRLSYVLGVLVLGFIVVSPPTADAVRIKDIGVIEGVRENQLLGYGLVVGLDSTGDRVIGGQFTIQAMMSMLNKMGVNLVIDPIQLLTRNIASVMVTAKLPPFSKPGMTLDAVVSSMANAKSLQGGTLLLTPLKAANQQVFAVAQGPVSIGGFLGGSGGAGGATVVKNHQAAGVVPGGAIIEKELLVNIDSWETVSVLLRQPDFTTAIRTAEAIEGTFGKGNASAVNAGYVRATIPQAFQGRVVEYIASIEGLDVAVDAVAKVVVNERTGTVVLGEHVRISTCAISHGNLTISVKNTLNVSQPSAPLIGSAAGQTTVTPDVQTEVKEQESRLIVVDETVTLGEVVRALNAVGVTPRDLVAILSALRAAGSLQANLEII; the protein is encoded by the coding sequence ATGATCTTACGACTTTCCTATGTGTTGGGTGTGTTGGTACTGGGATTTATTGTGGTCTCTCCTCCGACTGCCGACGCAGTGAGAATCAAAGATATAGGCGTGATCGAGGGTGTGCGTGAAAACCAGCTGCTAGGCTATGGCCTGGTGGTAGGTCTGGATAGTACCGGAGACCGTGTCATCGGCGGCCAGTTCACGATTCAGGCAATGATGTCCATGTTGAACAAGATGGGGGTCAATCTTGTGATTGACCCCATTCAATTGCTGACCAGAAACATCGCCTCGGTCATGGTTACGGCCAAACTTCCTCCATTCTCGAAACCTGGTATGACGTTGGACGCAGTCGTATCGTCCATGGCGAACGCCAAAAGTCTGCAGGGCGGCACGCTCTTACTGACACCGTTGAAAGCAGCCAACCAACAAGTCTTTGCTGTTGCGCAGGGGCCGGTCTCTATCGGGGGGTTTCTAGGAGGCAGTGGAGGGGCAGGAGGAGCCACGGTGGTTAAGAATCACCAAGCGGCCGGAGTGGTTCCTGGGGGAGCGATCATTGAAAAAGAGCTGCTCGTCAACATTGATTCGTGGGAAACGGTTTCAGTGCTTCTTCGGCAGCCTGATTTTACCACTGCCATCAGAACGGCCGAAGCCATCGAAGGCACGTTCGGAAAAGGAAATGCGTCCGCGGTCAACGCCGGATATGTCCGGGCGACGATTCCTCAGGCCTTCCAGGGGCGTGTCGTCGAGTACATTGCATCGATTGAGGGGCTTGATGTCGCCGTCGACGCTGTAGCCAAGGTCGTCGTCAATGAACGGACTGGAACGGTGGTGTTGGGTGAGCACGTGCGGATTTCGACGTGCGCAATTTCACATGGCAATCTCACGATCTCGGTGAAGAATACGTTAAACGTATCTCAGCCGTCAGCCCCGCTTATTGGTTCAGCAGCTGGGCAAACAACCGTCACTCCGGATGTCCAGACCGAAGTAAAGGAGCAGGAATCGCGTCTCATCGTCGTGGATGAAACGGTAACATTGGGTGAGGTCGTACGAGCTCTGAATGCGGTTGGCGTGACCCCTCGTGACCTTGTCGCAATTTTATCGGCATTGCGGGCAGCAGGTTCGCTTCAGGCTAATCTTGAGATAATTTGA
- a CDS encoding hypothetical protein (conserved protein of unknown function), producing MINNVNPSHSDDSKWGSIPLHADPTWNISTGHLDHQLNSLKVNDIDENREQLIQAGRQFEAYFISYLLKVMRETVPEGTIASKQGAYFYSFYDQEIGVRAADSGGIGIAKMVQEYADKHFSLSPVKSSSSVG from the coding sequence ATGATTAACAATGTAAATCCTTCGCATAGTGATGATTCTAAATGGGGGTCTATACCGTTACATGCAGATCCTACTTGGAATATCAGCACTGGCCATCTCGATCATCAACTTAACTCATTGAAAGTAAATGATATTGATGAGAATCGCGAACAGTTGATTCAGGCCGGCCGGCAATTCGAAGCTTATTTTATCTCATATTTATTGAAGGTTATGAGAGAAACGGTTCCCGAGGGAACCATTGCAAGCAAGCAAGGAGCCTATTTTTACTCATTTTATGATCAGGAAATCGGGGTTCGCGCAGCCGACTCCGGAGGTATTGGGATCGCCAAAATGGTTCAGGAATATGCCGATAAACATTTTTCTCTATCCCCGGTGAAAAGCTCAAGTTCTGTTGGGTAG
- a CDS encoding hypothetical protein (conserved protein of unknown function) produces the protein MGRLSIVNVSGSLDQLIDLIARESAQCELLAQNIRHERDAIKRMALDEFISINQARVSILECLSGLKEEFNAFVRDLAVTHDVPETARTLPNILQRMKIPHTQAIVHQYERLAEQVRTVQQDIAVNQVLVNNIQSFLVRALEAHRQPAPESDVYSILGGRNTNGMPATLIRRKG, from the coding sequence ATGGGCAGGTTGTCGATCGTGAATGTCTCAGGCTCTCTCGATCAGTTAATCGATCTCATTGCGCGTGAATCCGCGCAATGTGAACTTCTCGCACAAAACATCCGCCACGAACGCGATGCCATCAAACGCATGGCGCTCGACGAGTTTATCTCGATCAATCAGGCCAGAGTTTCAATCCTTGAGTGTCTCAGCGGTCTGAAAGAAGAGTTTAACGCATTCGTGCGCGACTTAGCCGTTACCCATGACGTACCAGAAACGGCTCGAACATTACCGAATATTCTGCAACGGATGAAAATCCCACACACTCAAGCAATTGTGCATCAGTATGAGCGACTCGCAGAGCAAGTTCGAACAGTGCAACAGGATATTGCGGTCAACCAGGTACTGGTGAACAATATTCAGTCGTTTCTTGTCCGCGCCTTGGAAGCTCATCGTCAGCCTGCTCCAGAAAGTGACGTCTATTCGATCCTAGGCGGTCGAAACACTAACGGCATGCCGGCTACGCTGATCAGGCGGAAGGGGTGA
- a CDS encoding Translational regulator CsrA 2 produces MLVLTRRRGESVTIGPDIRVVVLGVKSGQVRLGIEAPPAVAVHREEVYTRIQEENRLAAKTQAVPLEAFRRLIPVKRRLAS; encoded by the coding sequence ATGCTGGTACTGACACGTCGACGGGGAGAGAGTGTTACGATCGGCCCAGACATTCGTGTCGTCGTACTGGGTGTGAAAAGTGGGCAGGTTCGACTCGGAATCGAAGCGCCACCGGCTGTCGCGGTTCATCGAGAAGAGGTATATACGAGGATTCAAGAAGAGAACCGGTTAGCTGCGAAAACGCAGGCAGTGCCGCTCGAGGCGTTTCGTCGCCTCATTCCTGTAAAGCGCCGCTTGGCCTCGTGA
- a CDS encoding hypothetical protein (conserved protein of unknown function), with protein MQISGHGKVDHLAKVLLGVHEAESSSARQATVRTQAGKDEVQISAQAKELQRIRELANQPDPERAERVEGIRRSLESGTYDVSGRAVGDALVKQVLTDAVL; from the coding sequence ATGCAAATTTCAGGTCATGGGAAAGTCGATCATCTTGCAAAGGTGTTGCTTGGAGTTCACGAAGCTGAAAGTTCCAGCGCGCGACAAGCAACTGTCCGCACCCAAGCAGGTAAGGATGAAGTTCAGATTTCCGCTCAGGCGAAGGAACTACAACGGATTCGCGAGTTGGCAAATCAACCGGATCCTGAGCGGGCTGAACGAGTGGAGGGCATCAGGCGATCCCTTGAAAGTGGAACGTACGATGTCAGTGGCCGTGCGGTAGGTGATGCCCTTGTGAAACAGGTTCTGACAGACGCCGTACTCTAA
- a CDS encoding Flagellar L-ring protein, which translates to MLMGILRSKTCVTFPDASTRGHDLCNLRSRVWFSRGLSVSYLCVAVVLLIQGCVSPPDVSSKIVVPPLPPPKTVGSLWQEENGRAYLYEDLRAMRIGDILTVKIVENHKGSKSADTEAQRESTIKNSLVGSAMGYIGIPGIRFSDETRRGMGIDASANSKFGGKGATSRTGTLTGTISAIVTEVLPNGDLRIEGRREVSVNSEKQLMSIGGIVRRVDVDTKNTVLSSAIADARIEYSGLGVLDDVQRPGWFVRILDWIYPF; encoded by the coding sequence ATGCTGATGGGGATCCTCAGGTCCAAGACGTGCGTGACGTTTCCAGACGCGAGCACTCGTGGCCATGATTTGTGCAACCTCCGCAGCAGAGTGTGGTTCTCCCGAGGATTGTCTGTGAGTTATCTCTGTGTAGCCGTGGTCCTCTTGATTCAAGGATGCGTGAGTCCTCCCGATGTTTCCAGTAAGATCGTGGTACCTCCTCTGCCTCCGCCTAAGACCGTGGGTTCTCTCTGGCAGGAAGAAAACGGACGCGCCTATCTCTATGAAGATCTTCGTGCCATGCGGATCGGCGACATTCTTACCGTCAAGATCGTTGAAAATCACAAAGGGTCAAAGTCTGCCGATACAGAGGCACAACGCGAATCAACGATCAAAAACAGTCTCGTGGGTAGTGCGATGGGCTATATCGGAATACCAGGAATACGATTCAGCGATGAAACTCGACGCGGAATGGGGATCGACGCGAGCGCCAACAGCAAATTCGGCGGGAAAGGCGCTACCAGCCGAACGGGGACTCTGACCGGGACCATCTCTGCGATCGTGACCGAGGTGCTGCCCAATGGGGATCTGCGTATCGAAGGGCGGCGAGAGGTCAGCGTAAACAGTGAAAAGCAGTTGATGAGTATCGGCGGAATCGTGCGTCGAGTAGATGTCGATACCAAGAATACAGTTCTGTCCTCCGCCATCGCTGATGCCAGGATCGAATATTCGGGCCTTGGTGTCCTCGATGATGTGCAACGGCCTGGATGGTTTGTTCGGATTCTTGATTGGATCTATCCATTTTGA
- a CDS encoding putative Flagella basal body P-ring formation protein FlgA: MPRITIILMIGTFLAVTTAIGGTSAEAHSTSVKMKPLMQGTATDDMERRISSEVTSDLLTKAIQKYLKGVWGQKIKTAQVTILEPADPVTIAGGSVDLQVLPSSAEDSPGRRMFRVTATSGKSRKTIQVVADVTAMIDAVVPNRFLKADELIDVGDIKTVQMRVHQVNHLFMTDERDVIGMSAARPLPPDVPLRQAFVRVPLVVKKGDRVLIEAQRGGLSIRTYGITKSSGQVGQTITVSNLDSGRELTAKVVGPSLVKVEF; the protein is encoded by the coding sequence GTGCCTAGGATCACGATTATCCTCATGATTGGAACTTTCTTGGCTGTGACGACGGCGATCGGTGGAACCAGTGCTGAGGCTCATTCAACGTCCGTGAAAATGAAACCTCTTATGCAAGGGACAGCCACCGATGATATGGAGCGCCGGATCAGCAGTGAAGTGACGTCCGATTTATTGACGAAGGCCATTCAAAAATATCTGAAGGGCGTGTGGGGGCAGAAGATAAAGACTGCACAGGTGACGATCCTGGAGCCTGCTGATCCTGTTACCATCGCTGGAGGATCAGTCGACTTACAGGTCCTTCCCAGTTCGGCTGAAGATAGTCCAGGGCGGCGCATGTTCCGGGTGACTGCGACAAGCGGCAAGTCCAGAAAAACTATTCAAGTGGTCGCAGATGTGACGGCGATGATCGACGCCGTCGTTCCTAATCGATTTCTCAAGGCCGATGAACTGATCGATGTCGGTGATATCAAAACTGTCCAGATGCGGGTGCATCAGGTGAATCATCTCTTTATGACCGATGAGAGAGACGTTATAGGGATGAGCGCAGCGCGACCGCTTCCGCCGGATGTTCCGCTGAGGCAGGCATTCGTAAGAGTCCCCTTGGTGGTAAAGAAAGGCGATCGGGTTCTCATCGAAGCGCAACGTGGAGGTCTCTCGATTCGGACCTATGGCATTACGAAATCGAGCGGACAAGTTGGACAGACCATTACGGTTTCCAATTTAGATTCTGGCAGGGAGCTGACGGCCAAAGTGGTTGGCCCTAGCCTTGTTAAGGTAGAGTTCTAA
- a CDS encoding Flagellar assembly factor FliW: MKCTSTRFGSFEVSEKSIVRFPSGLLGFPEQQRYVILDNDTEVPFKWLQSVDEPGLAFVLMDPATFHPDYHIDVPADALVEIKEGQRDDLALAVILTIPSDDPGRITANLRGPLLISHTTKLGKQLVLSEEFPTRHPLFPEAPPTTEAPTSVHPATECPV, translated from the coding sequence GTGAAGTGCACATCGACCCGATTCGGATCATTCGAGGTTTCCGAAAAGAGTATCGTCAGGTTTCCTTCCGGGCTACTTGGGTTCCCCGAGCAACAGCGGTATGTGATACTTGATAACGACACCGAAGTCCCTTTCAAGTGGCTGCAATCGGTGGACGAGCCTGGCCTGGCCTTTGTTCTCATGGATCCGGCTACGTTCCATCCTGATTACCATATTGATGTTCCCGCCGATGCCCTCGTAGAGATCAAGGAAGGACAAAGGGATGATCTCGCCTTGGCTGTGATCTTGACCATTCCCTCGGATGATCCAGGTCGCATCACTGCCAATCTTCGGGGTCCGCTGCTCATAAGCCACACGACGAAGCTCGGGAAACAGTTGGTCCTCTCTGAAGAGTTTCCCACGAGACATCCGTTGTTTCCTGAAGCACCTCCCACCACAGAAGCCCCTACAAGTGTGCACCCTGCTACAGAGTGCCCTGTATAA
- a CDS encoding flagellar component of cell-distal portion of basal-body rod: MIRAMWTAATGMTAQQINVDTVAHNLANVNTNSFKRSRAEFADLLYQIQRLPGTNASNVGVFPVGIQVGAGVRPTTVAKEWIQGNMRQTNNELDLAIDGAGFFQVSRPDGTIMYTRNGSFKRDNVGNVVTGDGDLLNPVITIPSGALKVDIGQDGTVSVLLPGVTQASQVGQIQLTRFDNPSGLVAMGNNLFIDSFASGPPTQGTGGFTTGFGTIQQGFLESSNVNLAEEMVNMIIAQRSYEINSKTIQASDEMMAIANNLRR; the protein is encoded by the coding sequence ATGATCAGAGCTATGTGGACAGCGGCAACTGGAATGACGGCTCAACAAATCAATGTCGATACGGTTGCCCATAACCTCGCGAACGTCAACACCAATTCCTTTAAGAGGAGCCGCGCAGAATTCGCGGATCTGCTGTACCAGATTCAGCGGCTTCCCGGCACGAATGCTTCCAACGTCGGGGTGTTTCCTGTCGGTATCCAGGTCGGAGCCGGCGTGCGGCCGACCACGGTGGCCAAGGAATGGATTCAGGGGAATATGCGGCAAACAAACAATGAACTGGATCTTGCCATTGATGGTGCGGGATTCTTTCAAGTGTCGCGTCCGGACGGGACGATCATGTACACCAGAAATGGATCGTTTAAGCGCGATAATGTGGGCAATGTCGTGACCGGTGATGGAGACCTGCTCAACCCCGTCATTACCATTCCTTCAGGTGCGCTCAAGGTGGATATTGGTCAGGATGGGACTGTCTCAGTCCTCCTTCCCGGAGTTACACAAGCCTCACAGGTAGGACAAATCCAGCTCACGCGATTTGATAATCCTTCCGGCTTAGTCGCCATGGGGAATAACCTTTTTATCGACAGCTTTGCATCCGGGCCGCCTACGCAGGGGACGGGCGGATTTACCACTGGGTTCGGCACGATCCAGCAAGGATTTTTGGAAAGTTCCAATGTCAATCTTGCCGAAGAAATGGTCAATATGATCATCGCCCAGCGCAGTTACGAGATCAATTCGAAGACGATTCAGGCTTCTGATGAAATGATGGCCATTGCCAATAATCTCAGACGATAA
- a CDS encoding Flagellar basal-body rod protein FlgF, translated as MNRGIYPILSGALAHERRMQVFANNMANVNTAGFKQDEQAFKAIFPKYHAVMPSGGRTVGLAQQIMARPFGPTERAFVAPHQIKTTFEAGRVRLTGNPLDIAIQGRGFLEVETPQGPRYTRNGMLSLDHDRRLVTGLGHPVMGTKGAITIPPGKLEISEQGDIKVDGKPVATIKVMEFPDDDMPQKSSDGLFVSEKGTVSKNPQIQVGHIEESNVNSIGEMVKMIQGMRNYESTQKLIQTLDRMAEIAIQDVGRVV; from the coding sequence ATGAATCGAGGCATCTATCCAATTTTGTCTGGCGCTCTGGCTCATGAGCGTCGGATGCAAGTATTTGCCAATAACATGGCGAATGTGAATACTGCCGGTTTCAAACAAGACGAGCAGGCCTTTAAGGCGATCTTTCCGAAGTACCACGCGGTGATGCCGTCTGGTGGTCGAACTGTCGGATTGGCGCAACAGATCATGGCCAGGCCATTCGGCCCAACCGAACGCGCATTTGTGGCACCCCATCAGATCAAGACGACGTTTGAAGCCGGGCGGGTTCGACTGACCGGCAATCCATTGGATATTGCCATTCAGGGACGGGGGTTTTTGGAGGTGGAGACACCCCAAGGACCCCGCTACACGAGGAACGGCATGTTGTCTCTCGATCATGACCGTCGGTTGGTAACTGGATTGGGGCATCCCGTGATGGGGACCAAAGGCGCAATCACCATTCCTCCAGGGAAGCTAGAGATTTCTGAACAGGGGGACATCAAGGTCGACGGAAAACCCGTGGCGACGATCAAGGTGATGGAATTTCCCGATGATGACATGCCGCAGAAGTCGTCGGACGGACTGTTTGTTTCAGAAAAGGGCACCGTGAGCAAGAATCCCCAGATTCAGGTCGGACACATCGAAGAGTCAAATGTGAACTCGATCGGAGAGATGGTCAAGATGATCCAGGGCATGCGCAACTATGAATCTACGCAAAAACTGATTCAGACGCTTGATCGAATGGCCGAGATCGCGATTCAAGATGTAGGTCGAGTGGTGTAG